Below is a genomic region from Eupeodes corollae chromosome 1, idEupCoro1.1, whole genome shotgun sequence.
GGGCGCTGCTGCTGATGAAAGCAAATAGTTAagcatttatatatattttgttaatttatattgaatttgagttgaattttcaaaataccataaataaagtaaacaataaTTGAATGGACGACGCACTGCGAGAAGcagtacaaaagaaaaagatgaaataaaacatgaaaataGAAATAGGAAAGAGAGGGTGGAGTTGGATTGGGAATAGGAATGGAAGATTCAAATCAAATACCTTTAATACGCCAACgcatttgatttctttttctattttcatctTTACGAAAGAAAAGGGGGTTGAGGGAAATTGTAAGAGAGAATTATCATAATcactttgttttctttatttttgtttttgtttgtgtgtttttgtatcATTAGTGCGTACGTAATGGGAGATAGCTCTTAAGCAAAGCAAAAGCAACACAAATCGTTATCAGCTGCTTTATGTCGattaatatgtttttgttttattttttaggtaaCTATATAAaacgcaatttaaaaaatgctcttAGGTATTCTGTAGGTTAAGTGTTCTAAATTAAGTAATTAATTAATGCagagaaatgtttgttttagtaAGGAGAGGGGGCGGGGGGTTAAGTTGACTGGTTTTTTTTTAGACGAGAGCCTGGTGTGACCTTTGAATATCTCTACGAACCTTGCGACCTTGTGATAAGCTTTCTCTTTTGCATTGTAAGCTCTTGTTGATAGGTCTTTGTATCAATGTGCTCCTTTCGACATAAGATTATGTTTTAGGtactatgtattttttttgtgtggttttAGACACCGAAGATAATAATAGTGAATGAGAgatttttgaagaataagttttaaatacattttcataACTCGTTTTTCTAAAGTGTGCGTAAGAATTGAATAGGTTTTTCTTGTAGCTAgtttttgatatgaaaattCAAATACGAGGTCAATGTCAAGTATACAAATAGGGgtttcaataagaggtttcactttgatcttaaaaatgGAAAGATTAAACTATTGTCAAGAGATCATACTTTCTCGTTAAATACTAactactaaaaataattttgttaagtgATTTTACATTGTCATTgctgaaattaattattttatttgatttgattatttatttagctttcgCTATTTTACAATCTTTAacttaaaaggaaaaaaactactttttaaattaaatataattcatttttacatatactatcttttttcttttaaaaacaatacaattattttttaactttaagtcaAAAGGcaagttattaaataatttaaaacctttatgaTATCCAATATATTCTGCTATCTacttattgtaaaaaattgtagcCTGTAATCATTGCTATTTCTTAAATTGTGTGTTTGCACAATTAAGTAACATATTACTTTTCATTTTGAAGTACATTCATTGATGTTCTTTGGTTAATGTTTAGCCATTTTAGAGCATCTAACATAAGTTGTATCGGTGTTAACCTATTACACATGAGAATACATCGCATTTCcctaatttgaaatttttgtaaccTTTCTGATATTTGTCTAGAACccagaaaaatattcaaaatgtggTTTGATCATTacattatacattttaattgcACAATTCATAGACACTTTACCgcttgtttttagaaaaatcctatTTTCCTAGCAATTTTATTACATATATTGTTAATGTGATTTTcgaaacataattttgtatcaataaTAACTCCTAAATACTTAATTTCTTAAACCTTTTCAATTGCcacttcattaaaaataatattttgtacagaCTCCCCATTAATTATAATAGCTTTAGTTTTTGAAGAGTTAagctttaatttattcattttgaaataagattcaatgttttttaaatcagcATTCATTGATCGATACACTCCTCCGCAGATCTTCCATACGCATATAACAAGGTATCGTCCGCCTAGCCTTCGCATGTCTTAATACATTTTCCACGTCGTTTATGTAAATTATGAAAAGAAGTGTCCCTAACACCGTTTCTTGAGGCACACCCATCGTTTCATCCAAAACTTCTGATAATTTACTTGACACATTGGTTCTCTGAGTTCTGTTTGATAAATAGCTTTTGAACCATTGTAGTTCCACTCCTTCAATACCATATCGCTTCAGTTTTTTCAGCATTGCATTATATCTCGATCAATTGTCTCAAATACTTTTTGTAGATCCAGAAAAACAGCAACAATAACTTTCTTGTCGTAAACTTCGATTTTCCATTGCGTAATTATCAGATTAAGTAATGCTTCACAACTGTGATTTTGCCTAGATCCAGACTTATAATCCGTAACGAAATGATTGGCTGGTTATATACAGTTGAATTCTTAttgttaatattaattaaaagatttaaattactGTTAGCATCGTATTTTGGTCAACAAAACAGTAGATACGCTCTGTGACTAGTAAATTTGCGAcctaaagaatttttaaaacataaggaTCACGAAATTCCCGAAcaaatcttttaataaaaccaagaGTCTTATTACCCTTTTTAATAATGGTCaataaatgtaagtttttagTCCAACACTATTAGTAGTATTTATTAATCATGATTAGCTAATATTGTAAgaacataaattcttatttataatatagctttaaagtgtacagcagctacggcattttgtatcacaataaatataagttaaaatgttaaaacatcaaattacaaaaagaaagaaagagaataataataacaaaaatattaataggaATAGgtacttaaacaattttataaaaagatgaatttaaaaaatgtattattaattgttttaattgtaattaaggtacagttttagttaattttgtaatttctttgcgcaatttaaacttcttatttcaCGTAGTaacgaattccacattcgtgaggaGTTTACAAAAAACTGGCGTTCAGATGTCGCACAACAAAAACGCGGGACCAATACTTAAGCGGAACGATTTGAGTTTAGGAATCTTATCTCATTATAAAGGTATTCAGGTTGTCGAGTTTGAAGAATATCAGAGAAAAAAGTTATAGTTcgatatttgagaaaatttttaaatgtcatttttgagaaattgaatCACGTCTAAGTCCATAAACATAACGAACAGCCTAGTTAAAGACgacactaagttttcttttgctttcgaaGTCAAGTTTGCAAAAAATTTCGCAACCGTAAGTTAATAAAAGCagaaacaacgtttttattaaaagaactctgatttttattggaattaaatattGATATGGCATACGAAGGACACTATAACACTTACCCACAGTTCTATTGATATGGTCCTCCCAAGTCAGGGTCTTATTGACCAAAACAACGAGGTTTATAGCTTTGTCGACATACATGATGGCACTTTCTTTGAGATCAACTTGAGGAAAACATGACACATCAATCTTATTCCTAGCGATGACGATGCATTTCAATTTTATCGGGTTAATCAGCAAGCAATTTTCTATTGACCATTGATCGATTCTTCTTAAATCTTCATTAATACATGCAACGTAGTGTTCAATCATCCCTAAGGGACAACTTAGGTAcagctgattttttttcaatactggGCATCTCGTTtacatacattgaaaagaacaAGGGGCCTAGTATtgacccttgtggaacaccattcgCTACAGGTAAGAAGAtcgatttttgttgattatgttCAATCGCCTGTTCACGCtctgttaaataagaaaacaataaatcGACTGCAGAggaggaaaaattgaaataatttgagagcTTAAGGCAAAGAATGTTGTGATTTACCACAtcgaaaaagaataagaaaagtaACGTTGTCCATATCAACTGCTTTTCTGATATCCTCAGAAACACTTAACAAGGCAGTCAAGCagctatttttctttcgaaagccgGATTGTCTTGAGGTCAATAAGTCAAACCGTTTTACAAACTCgtttatatgtttttgaagTATTCTCTCAAAAACTTTCTACAAGAAAGGCAATATAGATATAGGTCTAAACTCTTCTCCTTTGAAATTGTTTAGTACAGGAATAacctttgcttttttttcatagaGAAGGAAATTCATGCGTTCTTAAAATGGAGTTAAAAATGAGTGTGATGAATAGTAGCAAGGCAAggagaacaatttttaagaacttaggGTGCATCATATCTAGTCCTACAGCGTTAGATTTTATCGATACAAGTGCCTCAACTACATGCTCCGGGGTAATGGGAGAGAAGTCGAAAAGGGGTGTATTTGGCCTaacatttgataaattattctccGACGAATTAACCCGGTCTGGAAAATGCGAGGTGCCTGTCGTGCTTGAGACGAAAGATAAGTTTAGGGCATTTATGTCAAGCAAATCTGTAGATTTGTTATCGAATTTACCAATTCCTATGTTTTTCAGATTCTTCCAAATCTCTTTGCTTCCCAATGCGGCATTGAAACGTGTTGAATATGTTTGAGCTTTGGCCTTGCGTATCTcccgaataattttgtttcgcagtttggaataatttacataaaaactgtcaatgcgaaaTAATTTCCATCGTTTGAAGAAtaaatctcttttttaaatGAGAGAGAGAATACTTCTTGTTATCCACGGTTTACTATTTGGACTAAAAGTTTTAGTTCTTAGGGGTACATGACTATAATaaagttcattaattttttcagtaaaaagTTCTACCTGCATAGAGGTCGAAGATATATCTAACAATGAGTGCCAACTAATAGTATTAAGATTTTGTTCCAAGGCGCCGTAGTTCAAATTACGGAAATCCCTGTATTCGATGGTATGGTTTTGCCTATGTCTTTCAACGTGGAAATCATAAACTAAGAAAATAAGGTCGTGTTTTGAAAAACCTGGAGCAGATAGTTGATCCTAGTGAATAACTTTATTTCGATCACATACTAAAAATAGATCCAacaatgaaggattacaattaTTAGGGAAATGTGTAGGCTTAGATGTGTTTACAGAAAATAGATTTAGCTTCAGAAATTGGTCATACACGTTATTTTCCTCTAAGATATTGCAATTGAAATCACCACTTAGGATTATGTTAGAGTACGAAATTGAAACCTGTTCTAAAGTAGAGATAAGAGGAGAAATACAAACGTTTCTGTTGGGTCGATATACTGTTCCCACTAAAATTTTTTCTTGACCATTCGAAATTTCTACGAAAGCGAATTCCATTTCACTTTCGTTTAAATCTATCCAAAGGTCAGTGAAACTTGACAAATTACAAAGTGATATCAGCAAAATGGTTGTCGTGGCTACGAATTCAATACCATatcattttaatgaaattttcaaagacCAAGTCGCACATTTGCACTTGTATGTGCtcgataacttcacgaatttcatctttaaatgTACGCAGGAATTTCatctttaaggtcttgaatcgaTTATCTAGCAATAGCATAGACATTTTTTCACGTCATCCCAAATAATCGAGTAACTACATACAGAACTCTAGAAAGTAGTCAACTTAAATGAAAGACTCAATCTAAGATCAAGCTCAtcaagtgcatgtgttagttttttttgttagaaaaataatacacaaaatcaaacaaatcaatCTCCTTTTTACTTTCActcgaaataaaatatacagCGGTGGACAAGAATTTGGCACACttgtttaagaatataaaaaccatttaattttcaatttgttttcttattatgaaattagttttattttatttacattacatatatgtacatagcactatgttttcatagtacttcataaaatatgtttaacatctgtaagaagaaaaaagtatggatGGACACGAATTTTACTTACCATtatcaattctaagtttttcttagtaCGAGTATTTGGTAGATAACCCAttattttgcagtacagaagcaaTACTTCTtgtcaaactttcaaccaaaacctcacatcgtgactttggaattgcataccaagTATTTTGAATCTTCTgccacaattgtgttaaattggttgtttttgttttgctcaatGTGATGTTCAACAGTATTCTACAAATTCTCGATCGGGTTAAGATCgggtgattgtgctggccacttcaaaacctctattttattcacctctaaggcacaattcactaactttgaagtgtgtttagggtATTAGTGTATCATATGATCCAACAGGATATCTCTGTACACGTTCTGGTccattttggtgtcaatttttacgatgggGCCAACGCCGTGCCATGAAAAAGCATCCCAGATCATAACGTTGGTTCCACCGTGTTTCACCGTCTTAATGGTATACCTTCGATCATATTCGCTGTTTTTTggacgccatacatattttttcccatccggtccgaaccggcagaatttggattcatcgctccaaaacacgttttttcaaaaactaattggtttgtctaggtgagctttggcaaactgtaacctagattgcagatttttgtttcatacaagtggttttctctgagcaacgcacccacgtatattgttttcatttaatcgatcggcgtcttatggtccttaattaaacatttactccatagttcctttcgaatggcactggaggtcttaaacgtatccttggtcgataacctataaataattctatcttcatttgtaattgtctttctggcccgggggttttgtttaacattttcaatcaCTCTAGACTCTTCGAAATGACAAAGGGTattataaaccagcttcctgAAGCATTGTAACAACTTAGAAATGTCTGTTAcccttttgacttcattttcaaggtcatacttcttttttcctttgagcaccattttccttttgccatgactaattaatttttttaaattttttttttaatatagatcattaaaagaacatttaactaactcaaaaattattatttcctttccaaaaaaaaaacaaaaattaaaaatacactctttgattgcaaaacgggctaaatttatttccagctaaaaacaacgcaaatcacaaacaatcttcgtttttcgcaaaacggtattttacttttcaataatttacacatttttattaccatataaGGTAGTCATACTAACAACATAAAGATGAaccgttacttgcaagtaataaagaattgaaaatagaaaaatacttgtactcttttcaatgtgctaaattcgtgccCACCACTGTAAATTGCAGTTCTGAAATTCACTTCAAtccattttgatttaattttgttcaaacttaATACGAAGTGATTTACGTGTTCGagttttgtgattttaaaagtCATTCCTTAGGCATAAATAACCCGATAAACGTAAAAAGTgattgaatttattgtttttttctttttttgtcatGTAACGTTGGCCGCTCGATTTTTATAACTTAGATTgttaattgatattaaaaacaactcacataaaaaaaattaaaacaatcgaataaaatgcaaaatcacCATCTTTTGCAATTATAAGGTTATTGTACTAAAAGAACAAAGTCTTACAGCGAATTCCTTGATAgttcaaaaatctatttaaaactCGATCTAATAACTCTcagtttatcttaaaaatttggttttaaaaatattttcaagtttaacattttgtttcttttttactatAGAACTGGTTTAGTTAAGCAAAGTTCCGGAGAAAAATAAACTACATTTCTGACATTCTATCgagtaataatattaaaagtttgtcaGTTTAGATTTAGCggtaaacaattttcttattgattctagtttattaaataaattgtcgtttaaattaattttcattattatttttctgcgAACTATTTTCAATACTTTATGTGTCggttgcttttaaaatattttctgcttATTTGGTTCTATTAAGTTTTCGAAGTAATCCCTGTGACTAGACCTATGGTCTATCTGCGATTAGAGCTTCCATAGACCTTAGGGTTACAGAAATTGAAACAGGGTCTAAACATCTTATGCCTGTCTTGGAACTTTCATAGAATTAAATTTACCTTGGCGAAGGTAAAGGCGTCGCGGATCATTAAAAAAGGGTTTTCAACTAAAAGAAAGCAAATAACAGAAGCTAAACATTAAAAGCTACAAactttatatgtacatacatacatagacatattatgtgtatttttgtagtctgaaagttttttaaagatggACTTGTCAGCGTCAATAATggtattttctaaaaatgtattactttaacattttaaaccaaTTCGGTGActcaaatttcataaaatagtaTTACCTGATCATTAAATctttcaaagaattaaaaacattgctaaACTAAATCAGAGTTTAGAGAACTTGATGAAGAAATGAGTTAGAATGCAACCGAgttccaattttttaattaacaggGTTGGAATCGCGTAAGGTGATAGTTGACTGTCACTGttttgatagtcaattttgatTATCAACTCTTCCTTGTACTACGTAAGGTGATCACTAAAAGCCGTTTATTGAAACTTACTTAGCTCCTAGTTTTTGCTAAGTAAAATTGAGGTTTCGATAAAAATGACAAAGTGGAGTGGAATGTTTTGGTCATTCTAAAAAATtgaccaattaaaaaaaaaaatcattcacgTTTTTCTATAAAGTACACATATTTGGAAGAATAACACTTTTTTGAGGATCAAATTCCAATGCCATTGTTCAATTAACGTAATGTTAGCCCACAAAATGATTTAACTCTGACTTGACTTTGAACTGACTGAATAATTAGCCtgtatatattaatattttctattttctaaacCAGGACGAACAAattaggaacaaaaaaaaataagaacaaatattttatgtagtGCAGTAATGTAGAACCAACATTTCTTTTACAATGGCACAGTCAGCTAAACATAACAAGTCAATCTGCATTCAATGTGCTCTCTTTCTACTTTTTTGGGAGTGCTTAGATTCACTGTATGTGCTCCTTGAACGTACCACAACTCCACACATTGGACCCAAACTCTACAGTGGAATAGAAGAAAATATGATTACTAAATACAGAATCAAAAATGAAAGGGAAGTAAAAACGatcaaaatttagaaataacTTTCAAGAATGAGATAAGTAAAAACATTACCGAGTATTATAAccataaatatttcaaagactgcataagcttttttaaGAATAACACCTTTGCATCTTTGGTCTAATAAACACTTCAAAACACTGGgcaaattttggtaaaatgtgAAGTACGCATTCACCGAAGGTGGGAACACTTGGGACAGTACCAACCTTCTCTTACTGACGGTATCTCAAAAACTGGATTTTCTAGTTGATAGGAAGAACTGTAAGCGCTTCGTCGAGTTCTTGAAGGGTACACTAAAGATCTTTAGGTTGTAGAGCACTTGCCCAAactaaattgattaattttcttttgtaattctCTTCCTTCCTCAATTGATTTCTCAATGAGACTCCACATATCAAAGCTTGTccttttgaatctttttttcaacaggtaattttgtacacacaaatgcagctttcaattgtttatttaattttatagttcCGTAGTTATTGTACTCAACACTCAAATATGTTCGCATTAAACTaatactaaactaaactaataaattaaaatgcagTTATTAGcaaacataaatacattttttttctattaacttatttaatttcaggAGCTTGAGCCTTTAATCGAAGCAAAGCATGTTAACATCACTGAAATGAAATTCATAATACTCGAACAAAAATACCTCGAGTATTTGGAAGACGGTTGCCCCTTGGATGCCTTACATGTCCTTCGCAACGAATTAACACCACAACAGCACAATATCACACGCGTTCACCAGTTATCCTCATACATGATGTGTTCGAACAATCACGATCTCTATCAACGTGCTAAATGGGAGGGCAAGGGCATTGTGTCGCGTTCCCATGTCATGGAACGTCTGCAGGCCTTCCTGCCACCTTCCGTAATGCTGCCACCACGTCGTTTGCGTTCATTACTAACACAAGCTGTTGAATTACAAACACAGCGTTGTCCATGCCACGATGTGGGATGGGAGACCAATTTAGAAACAGTTTCTTTGCTCTCGGATCATTGCTGTTCAACAGAAGGTTTCCCCATGCAAACGCTCCAGATACTCACCGAACACTGCGATGAAGTGTGGTTCATAAAATTCTCACCGAACGGCTTGAAATTGGCTTCAGGCAGCAAGGATGCTAGCGTCATAATATGGGACGTTGACCCCTATAAATTGCAGCTAAAACATCGACGTACACTCGATGTGCAGGTGAGTGTGTCATTCCTTAGCTGGAGTCCAGATTCCAAGCTGTTGTTGGTCGGTGGACCTGATGATTCGCCTGAGATTTTCATATGGAATGTAGAAGATTGCAATTTGATTGTGAAGATGTCACATGCCATGGACGATAGTTTATCGTGTGGTGCATTCAATCCGGATGGGACACGTTTCGTAACGGGCGGCCTGAAGGgtcaattttatttgtgtgaCTTGAAAGGGACCATTTTGGACAGCTGGGAGGGAGTTCGTGTTAATTGTTTGGCCTTTTTGTCAGATAATAAAACAGTTCTAGCTTCAGATAATCATTATCGTATTAGAGGGtaagatataaatataaatcttgAGActcattaaatataatttaatccTTATTTTGTTTAGCTATGTATTCGACAATCCACGCACCGATTATGACATAATTAAAGAAGCACACCCCATAATGACATTTACAATCAATTCAACAGAGCGTTATGCCCTTCTAAATATTGCCACTCAGGGCCTGCATCTCTGGGATTTAGAAGATAAGACCTTAGTTCGTCGTTTCCAAGGAATGCGTCAGAGTAATTTTGCCATACATTCGTGTTTTGGTGGCATCAATGAGAGTTTCGTTGCGAGTGGCAGCGAAGACAACAAAGTCTGCATATGGCACATCAAGCGCGAGGAGCCTCTTGCTAAGCTTTCTGGTCACACAAAAACCGTCAACTGTGTCTCATGGAATCCAGTATTTCCGTCCATGTTGGCATCGGCGTCCGATGATGCAACCATACGAATCTGGGGTCCCAAGACGCAAACACTCAATAATTCACCCGAGAGTGATGACTGCTCATCTtgttcttcatcatcatcatggaaTGTGACATcataataaagttaattatttcttttctccTGATCctcaatttcttcttcttcgtcttcttctttCTCCTGCTCCTCTTCTTATACTTTTTATCGATTGCTGAGCATATACAAAaatcattgcaatatttttcctttttatattgttttctacCATTTCCTTCTAAGTGAGTGCGTGTGACTACAATTGGGAATTTATTATGTTCccccttaaacaaaatatatatccattaaaaattagtgtttaattatttaggaaggtaatttttacaaaaacaaaaaaaattaaagaaagaaagtaagaaacatcaaaacaaacaatagcTTACTCCTATCACCCTCcctttgttttttaacaacaacaagcatttgttttaatcttttataCCATTTATCTAAttgatgttattttaattaatttgttttttgtttaactaattAATTTACAGTATATGAATATATAGgaaagaatttataaatatatatattagtatatatgtatgatgtatatatatatattaccaacaaatacaactCTTAACAAAACAGcaataacaacaatttaaacatttacaaacaattcaaataaattcttattatttacaaaaataaaagaacaccacaaaaaaataaataaaatataaaatttattgaacaaacaaaaaccagcggcaaacaaacaaaataaaacaacatataAATGGGTCAtagtaataaaaatagttaaacaatagttataaaataaaaacaaacaaaacatagatatatgaaaatggaaaaaaatatatattagaattctaaagcaaaaagaaaattatataataaatttaataaaatacaaaaataagaaacagaTATTTATATACGCAAATTGTGTTGTCTTCGAGAATACATAATTAGAACAatagaaattataataaattttcttttctcctaaaaattataaaaacaaaacaaaaaacaaagaaatattatataaatattaaataaaaaattgcaaataaagatagtaaaacaaaaaaacaagaaataaaattataattacaagaattacaaaaaaaaaa
It encodes:
- the LOC129938902 gene encoding WD repeat-containing protein 26 homolog; translation: MQNANNSSSVASGGGPGPGGGASSGGESTNGHISGGPAELAQNGTTVSSALPISRTTTTNGTLSGPPYSSSTNRLHLDKTNQETVRLIGQYLQNVGLDRTADLLMQESGCFLEHPAATKFREHVLSGDWTKADSDLKELEPLIEAKHVNITEMKFIILEQKYLEYLEDGCPLDALHVLRNELTPQQHNITRVHQLSSYMMCSNNHDLYQRAKWEGKGIVSRSHVMERLQAFLPPSVMLPPRRLRSLLTQAVELQTQRCPCHDVGWETNLETVSLLSDHCCSTEGFPMQTLQILTEHCDEVWFIKFSPNGLKLASGSKDASVIIWDVDPYKLQLKHRRTLDVQVSVSFLSWSPDSKLLLVGGPDDSPEIFIWNVEDCNLIVKMSHAMDDSLSCGAFNPDGTRFVTGGLKGQFYLCDLKGTILDSWEGVRVNCLAFLSDNKTVLASDNHYRIRGYVFDNPRTDYDIIKEAHPIMTFTINSTERYALLNIATQGLHLWDLEDKTLVRRFQGMRQSNFAIHSCFGGINESFVASGSEDNKVCIWHIKREEPLAKLSGHTKTVNCVSWNPVFPSMLASASDDATIRIWGPKTQTLNNSPESDDCSSCSSSSSWNVTS